One genomic region from Ptychodera flava strain L36383 chromosome 14, AS_Pfla_20210202, whole genome shotgun sequence encodes:
- the LOC139149005 gene encoding thyroid transcription factor 1-like isoform X2, protein MVSILDPLWRTSLQSMELYERGLQRSQQVQVSQSMQHSSMNVTPVTSPYHMHVPQLSHPPIGNPYCNGSVSELPHYNDHVRPTSSSWYGANPDPRFSISRLMAPSTATMNMNMNMSYGMDHKPMLPTVQRRKRRVLFSQAQVYELERRFKQQKYLSAPEREHLASLINLTPTQVKIWFQNHRYKMKRQQKDRTMAEQNNVSHQSPRRVAVPVLVKDGKPCSGSSNGNGNGQHQQQQQQQQQQAQQQQAQPTTQQQQQQQQQQQSGMGTSTLNTGAVNAAGNANGTQNNPNPTNANSMSAMSTAAQQQQQSSQDLSNVVAATSQMNSLNNMNSYNTMNGNTNMTAPFLLQGRTW, encoded by the exons ATGGTGTCGATTTTGGACCCGCTCTGGCGAACTTCTCTACAAAGCATGGAACTGTACGAACGCGGCCTACAGAG ATCCCAGCAAGTCCAGGTATCACAGTCCATGCAACATTCTTCGATGAACGTAACTCCAGTAACTTCACCCTACCACATGCACGTACCGCAGTTATCGCACCCGCCGATTGGCAACCCTTATTGCAATGGCTCGGTCAGCGAGTTGCCTCACTACAACGACCACGTACGACCGACGTCGAGCAGTTGGTACGGAGCCAATCCGGATCCCCGCTTCTCCA TTTCGAGGCTAATGGCTCCTTCAACGGCAACGATGAACATGAACATGAATATGTCATACGGGATGGATCACAAACCAATGCTGCCGACGGTACAGAGGCGGAAAAGGAGAGTTCTCTTCTCTCAAGCACAAGTGTACGAACTTGAGAGGCGATTCAAACAGCAGAAATATTTGTCTGCGCCGGAGAGGGAACATCTAGCCAGCTTGATAAACCTTACGCCGACACAGGTGAAAATTTGGTTTCAGAACCACCGCTACAAAATGAAACGACAGCAAAAGGATAGGACCATGGCGGAACAGAACAATGTATCGCATCAGTCTCCCCGCAGAGTGGCCGTACCCGTGCTGGTGAAGGACGGTAAGCCGTGCAGCGGCTCCAGCAACGGGAACGGCAATGGGCAGcaccaacaacaacagcaacagcagcagcagcaagcCCAGCAGCAGCAAGCACAGCCAACCacgcagcagcagcaacaacaacaacaacagcagcagtcGGGTATGGGCACTTCTACGCTTAATACAGGCGCTGTTAACGCAGCTGGTAACGCCAACGGCACGCAAAATAACCCCAACCCAACCAATGCCAATAGCATGTCGGCAATGTCGACGGCggcacaacaacaacagcaaagtAGCCAGGACTTGTCGAACGTTGTTGCTGCCACTTCACAAATGAACAGCTTAAATAATATGAACTCGTATAACACCATGAACGGCAATACTAACATGACTGCACCGTTTTTACTACAAGGGAGGACATGGTGA
- the LOC139149005 gene encoding thyroid transcription factor 1-like isoform X1, protein MSLSPKHTTPFSVTDILNTMEDAYKKPMFLDDTYKKPMLEANANLSAMTGAAATYRSQQVQVSQSMQHSSMNVTPVTSPYHMHVPQLSHPPIGNPYCNGSVSELPHYNDHVRPTSSSWYGANPDPRFSISRLMAPSTATMNMNMNMSYGMDHKPMLPTVQRRKRRVLFSQAQVYELERRFKQQKYLSAPEREHLASLINLTPTQVKIWFQNHRYKMKRQQKDRTMAEQNNVSHQSPRRVAVPVLVKDGKPCSGSSNGNGNGQHQQQQQQQQQQAQQQQAQPTTQQQQQQQQQQQSGMGTSTLNTGAVNAAGNANGTQNNPNPTNANSMSAMSTAAQQQQQSSQDLSNVVAATSQMNSLNNMNSYNTMNGNTNMTAPFLLQGRTW, encoded by the exons ATGTCGCTGAGCCCCAAGCATACCACACCATTCTCAGTGACTGATATATTGAACACTATGGAAGACGCCTATAAGAAACCCATGTTCCTGGACGATACATATAAGAAACCCATGCTCGAAGCTAACGCCAATCTTTCTGCCATGACCGGCGCTGCCGCTACTTACAGATCCCAGCAAGTCCAGGTATCACAGTCCATGCAACATTCTTCGATGAACGTAACTCCAGTAACTTCACCCTACCACATGCACGTACCGCAGTTATCGCACCCGCCGATTGGCAACCCTTATTGCAATGGCTCGGTCAGCGAGTTGCCTCACTACAACGACCACGTACGACCGACGTCGAGCAGTTGGTACGGAGCCAATCCGGATCCCCGCTTCTCCA TTTCGAGGCTAATGGCTCCTTCAACGGCAACGATGAACATGAACATGAATATGTCATACGGGATGGATCACAAACCAATGCTGCCGACGGTACAGAGGCGGAAAAGGAGAGTTCTCTTCTCTCAAGCACAAGTGTACGAACTTGAGAGGCGATTCAAACAGCAGAAATATTTGTCTGCGCCGGAGAGGGAACATCTAGCCAGCTTGATAAACCTTACGCCGACACAGGTGAAAATTTGGTTTCAGAACCACCGCTACAAAATGAAACGACAGCAAAAGGATAGGACCATGGCGGAACAGAACAATGTATCGCATCAGTCTCCCCGCAGAGTGGCCGTACCCGTGCTGGTGAAGGACGGTAAGCCGTGCAGCGGCTCCAGCAACGGGAACGGCAATGGGCAGcaccaacaacaacagcaacagcagcagcagcaagcCCAGCAGCAGCAAGCACAGCCAACCacgcagcagcagcaacaacaacaacaacagcagcagtcGGGTATGGGCACTTCTACGCTTAATACAGGCGCTGTTAACGCAGCTGGTAACGCCAACGGCACGCAAAATAACCCCAACCCAACCAATGCCAATAGCATGTCGGCAATGTCGACGGCggcacaacaacaacagcaaagtAGCCAGGACTTGTCGAACGTTGTTGCTGCCACTTCACAAATGAACAGCTTAAATAATATGAACTCGTATAACACCATGAACGGCAATACTAACATGACTGCACCGTTTTTACTACAAGGGAGGACATGGTGA